One genomic segment of Bombus vancouverensis nearcticus chromosome 11, iyBomVanc1_principal, whole genome shotgun sequence includes these proteins:
- the PCB gene encoding pyruvate carboxylase isoform X2 has product MQSSRARYALTKHRNVLQVYKIAKRCFASDIKYKPIRSVLVANRGEIAIRVFRACTELGIRSVAIYSEQDKMQMHRQKADEGYVIGKGLPPVQAYLNIPEILKIAKENDVDAIHPGYGFLSERSDFAQEVINAGIRFIGPSPKVVQQMGDKVAARQAAIEAGVPIVPGTDGPVTTSDEAMEFCVKHGLPVIFKAAYGGGGRGMRVVRHMEEVREMFERASSEAAAAFGNGAMFIEKFIERPRHIEVQLLGDKAGNVVHLYERDCSVQRRHQKVVEIAPAPMLDPKVRAKMTEHAVRLAKHVGYSNAGTVEFLADESGNFYFIEVNARLQVEHTVTEEITGIDLVQSQIRIAEGITLPELGMTQEKIAPQGFAIQCRVTTEDPAKNFQPDTGRIEVFRSGEGMGIRLDGASAFAGAIISPYYDSLLVKVIAHAGDLQSSCAKMNRALREFRVRGVKTNIPFLLNVLENQKFLNGNVDTYFIDENPQLFQFQPSQNRAQKLLNYLGTVLVNGPSTPLATPLKPAEIKPHIPQVALDILEPPKGFRHIYKEQGPEAFAKAVRQHKGLLLMDTTFRDAHQSLLATRVRSHDLLTISPFVAHKFNNLYSLENWGGATFDVALRFLHECPWERLEDMRKAIPNIPFQMLLRGANAVGYTNYPDNVVYKFCELAVQTGMDVFRVFDSLNYLPNLILGMEAAGKAGGIVEAAISYTGDVSDPNRKKYDLKYYTDLADELVKAGTHVLAVKDMAGLLKPKAAVMLIDAIRQKHPDVPIHVHTHDTAGAGVASMLACAESGADVVDVAVDSMSGMTSQPSMGAVVASLIGTPKDTRLDLRDISEYSAYWEQTRTLYAPFECTTTMKSGNADVYLNEIPGGQYTNLQFQAYSLGLGEFFEDVKKAYREANLLLGDIIKVTPSSKVVGDLAQFMVQNKLSADDVLNKAEELSFPKSVVEFLQGAIGEPHGGFPEPFRSKVLKDMPRVKGRPGASLPPLDFEALKSELKETYPHVSNKDIMSAALYPQVTNDYLSFREQFGPVDRLETRIFLTGAKVGEEFDVTIERGKTLAIKTLAIAEDLTPNGEREVFFEMNGQLRSVFIKDKEAVKELHVHPKAAKGDKNQVGAPMPGTVIDIRVKVGDSVEKGAALVVLSAMKMEMVVQAPKAGKIKTLDVTQGMRLEGDDLVLTLE; this is encoded by the exons ATGCAGTCCTCACGTGCTAGATACGCACTGACCAAACACAGGAACGTGTTGCAAGTgtataaaattgcaaaaagaTGTTTCGCTAGCGATATCAAGTACAAACCAATCCGGAGCGTCCTCGTCGCCAATCGAG GAGAAATTGCCATTCGCGTGTTTCGAGCATGTACCGAACTGGGCATCCGTTCCGTGGCCATCTATTCGGAGCAGGACAAAATGCAAATGCACAGACAAAAAGCCGACGAGGGTTACGTGATCGGAAAAGGGCTTCCACCTGTTCAAGCTTACCTAAATATTCCGGAGATCCTGAAAATCGCGAAAGAGAACGATGTCGACGCTATTCATCCTGGTTATGGTTTCCTGTCGGAGCGATCGGATTTCGCGCAGGAGGTGATCAACGCTGGAATAAGATTTATCGGTCCTAGCCCCAAAGTCGTTCAACAAATGGGTGACAAG GTAGCTGCGAGGCAGGCTGCGATAGAGGCTGGAGTGCCGATCGTTCCGGGAACAGACGGACCAGTAACAACATCTGACGAGGCGATGGAATTTTGTGTGAAACATGGACTGCCGGTGATATTCAAAGCTGCTTACGGAGGAGGTGGAAGAG GAATGAGAGTCGTGAGACACATGGAAGAGGTTCGAGAAATGTTCGAGCGAGCTTCTTCCGAGGCGGCAGCCGCTTTCGGGAACGGTGCGATGTTCATTGAGAAATTCATCGAGAGGCCAAGGCACATCGAAGTGCAATTGTTGGGAGACAAAGCTGGCAATGTCGTTCATCTTTATGAACGTGATTGTTCCGTTCAACGTCGCCATCAAAAG GTCGTTGAGATCGCCCCTGCACCAATGTTAGATCCCAAGGTTAGGGCTAAGATGACAGAACACGCTGTAAGATTGGCAAAGCACGTTGGTTACTCGAACGCTGGTACCGTGGAATTTTTGGCCGACGAGTCCGGCAATTTCTACTTCATCGAGGTCAACGCTAGGTTGCAAGTTGAGCATACCGTTACCGAAGAGATCACCGG AATCGATTTGGTGCAATCACAAATCCGTATTGCCGAGGGTATCACGTTACCTGAGTTAGGTATGACTCAGGAAAAGATCGCTCCACAAGGTTTCGCGATACAGTGTCGTGTCACAACGGAAGATCCCGCGAAGAACTTCCAGCCGGATACCGGAAGAATCGAAGTATTCCGTTCTGGAGAAGGTATGGGTATCCGGTTGGATGGCGCGTCCGCATTCGCTGGTGCAATTATCTCGCCTTACTACGATTCGCTTCTCGTCAAG GTAATAGCTCACGCAGGAGACTTGCAATCGTCTTGCGCGAAGATGAATCGCGCTCTCCGTGAGTTCCGAGTTCGTGGAGTGAAAACGAACATCCCGTTCCTTCTGAACGTGCTGGAAAACCAAAAGTTCCTCAATGGAAACGTTGACACGTACTTCATCGACGAGAATCCGCAGTTGTTCCAGTTCCAACCGAGCCAGAATCGAGCTCAAAAGCTGTTAAATTATCTTGGTACTGTTCTGGTGAACGGACCAAGTACCCCGTTGGCGACGCCGCTGAAACCAGCCGAGATAAAGCCCCACATCCCACAAGTCGCTCTAG ACATATTGGAACCACCGAAAGGCTTCCGTCACATTTACAAGGAGCAAGGCCCAGAAGCGTTCGCTAAAGCAGTCAGACAGCACAAAGGGCTACTTCTGATGGACACCACGTTCCGCGATGCTCATCAGTCTCTTCTGGCGACTCGTGTCAGGTCGCACGATCTTCTCACGATCTCTCCATTCGTCGCCCATAAGTTCAACAATCTTTATTCCCTGGAGAATTGGGGCGGCGCTACGTTCGACGTTGCTCTTAGGTTCCTCCACGAGTGTCCCTGGGAACGATTAGAAGACATGAGGAAGGCAATACCGAACATTCCTTTCCAGATGCTTCTGAGAGGCGCCAACGCTGTCGGTTACACCAATTATCCCGATAACGTTGTTTATAAATTCTGCGAACTTGCTGTACAGACTGGAATGGACGTGTTCAGGGTGTTCGATTCATTGAATTATCTGCCGAATCTAATTCTTG GTATGGAGGCAGCTGGTAAAGCGGGAGGCATCGTCGAGGCAGCGATTTCGTACACGGGTGACGTAAGCGATCCAAACAGGAAAAAGTATGATCTGAAATACTACACGGACTTAGCGGACGAGTTGGTAAAGGCTGGTACTCACGTGTTGGCGGTTAAGGATATGGCTGGCCTTCTGAAACCGAAAGCCGCTGTCATGTTGATCGACGCGATCAGACAGAAACACCCCGATGTTCCTATTCATGTTCATACGCACGACACCGCGGGGGCTGGAGTGGCCTCGATGTTAGCATGTGCAGAAAGCGGCGCTGACGTGGTTGACGTTGCCGTTGACAGTATGTCCGGAATGACGAGTCAACCGTCCATGGGTGCCGTGGTCGCCTCTCTTATCG GAACCCCGAAGGATACGCGGCTCGATCTCAGGGATATTTCGGAATACTCCGCCTATTGGGAACAGACTAGAACCTTATACGCTCCGTTCGAGTGCACGACCACTATGAAGTCTGGAAACGCGGACGTCTACCTGAACGAGATTCCTGGCGGTCAATATACGAACTTGCAGTTCCAAGCCTATTCCCTCGGTTTGGGAGAATTTTTCGAGGATGTGAAGAAAGCTTACAGAGAAGCAAATTTGTTGCTCGGAGATATTATCAAAGTTACTCCCAGTTCGAAAGTAGTTGGCGATCTGGCGCAGTTTATGGTTCAGAATAAACTTTCGGCTGACGATGTGCTGAACAAAGCTGAGGAACTGTCTTTCCCCAAATCGGTTGTAGAATTCCTGCAAGGTGCTATTGGTGAACCTCACGGAGGATTCCCCGAACCTTTCAG GTCAAAGGTGTTAAAAGACATGCCACGCGTAAAAGGAAGACCTGGTGCAAGTTTACCGCCATTGGATTTCGAGGCCTTGAAATCTGAACTAAAGGAAACTTACCCGCACGTATCGAACAAAGACATCATGTCAGCTGCTCTCTATCCTCAAGTTACGAACGATTACTTGAGCTTCCGGGAGCAATTTGGGCCAGTGGACAGATTAGAGACGAGGATCTTCTTGACAGGAGCAAAAGTCGGAGAAGAGTTCGACGTGACGATCGAGAGGGGTAAAACCTTGGCCATTAAGACCCTGGCAATTGCCGAAGACCTCACGCCGAATGGAGAACGCGAGGTGTTTTTCGAAATGAACGGTCAACTCAGATCTGTGTTCATCAAGGACAAGGAGGCTGTTAAG GAGCTTCACGTACACCCTAAAGCTGCGAAAGGAGACAAGAACCAAGTCGGAGCACCCATGCCTGGCACCGTGATCGACATCAGGGTGAAAGTAGGCGATTCGGTCGAGAAGGGTGCAGCCTTGGTCGTGTTATCAGCTATGAAAATGGAAATGGTTGTCCAAGCTCCGAAAGCTGGAAAGATCAAGACGCTGGACGTCACTCAGGGAATGAGATTAGAAGGAGACGATTTAGTCCTGACCCTGGAATAG
- the PCB gene encoding pyruvate carboxylase isoform X1 — protein sequence MQSSRARYALTKHRNVLQVYKIAKRCFASDIKYKPIRSVLVANRGEIAIRVFRACTELGIRSVAIYSEQDKMQMHRQKADEGYVIGKGLPPVQAYLNIPEILKIAKENDVDAIHPGYGFLSERSDFAQEVINAGIRFIGPSPKVVQQMGDKVAARQAAIEAGVPIVPGTDGPVTTSDEAMEFCVKHGLPVIFKAAYGGGGRGMRVVRHMEEVREMFERASSEAAAAFGNGAMFIEKFIERPRHIEVQLLGDKAGNVVHLYERDCSVQRRHQKVVEIAPAPMLDPKVRAKMTEHAVRLAKHVGYSNAGTVEFLADESGNFYFIEVNARLQVEHTVTEEITGIDLVQSQIRIAEGITLPELGMTQEKIAPQGFAIQCRVTTEDPAKNFQPDTGRIEVFRSGEGMGIRLDGASAFAGAIISPYYDSLLVKVIAHAGDLQSSCAKMNRALREFRVRGVKTNIPFLLNVLENQKFLNGNVDTYFIDENPQLFQFQPSQNRAQKLLNYLGTVLVNGPSTPLATPLKPAEIKPHIPQVALDFAKFAAAEESNDPDAPDILEPPKGFRHIYKEQGPEAFAKAVRQHKGLLLMDTTFRDAHQSLLATRVRSHDLLTISPFVAHKFNNLYSLENWGGATFDVALRFLHECPWERLEDMRKAIPNIPFQMLLRGANAVGYTNYPDNVVYKFCELAVQTGMDVFRVFDSLNYLPNLILGMEAAGKAGGIVEAAISYTGDVSDPNRKKYDLKYYTDLADELVKAGTHVLAVKDMAGLLKPKAAVMLIDAIRQKHPDVPIHVHTHDTAGAGVASMLACAESGADVVDVAVDSMSGMTSQPSMGAVVASLIGTPKDTRLDLRDISEYSAYWEQTRTLYAPFECTTTMKSGNADVYLNEIPGGQYTNLQFQAYSLGLGEFFEDVKKAYREANLLLGDIIKVTPSSKVVGDLAQFMVQNKLSADDVLNKAEELSFPKSVVEFLQGAIGEPHGGFPEPFRSKVLKDMPRVKGRPGASLPPLDFEALKSELKETYPHVSNKDIMSAALYPQVTNDYLSFREQFGPVDRLETRIFLTGAKVGEEFDVTIERGKTLAIKTLAIAEDLTPNGEREVFFEMNGQLRSVFIKDKEAVKELHVHPKAAKGDKNQVGAPMPGTVIDIRVKVGDSVEKGAALVVLSAMKMEMVVQAPKAGKIKTLDVTQGMRLEGDDLVLTLE from the exons ATGCAGTCCTCACGTGCTAGATACGCACTGACCAAACACAGGAACGTGTTGCAAGTgtataaaattgcaaaaagaTGTTTCGCTAGCGATATCAAGTACAAACCAATCCGGAGCGTCCTCGTCGCCAATCGAG GAGAAATTGCCATTCGCGTGTTTCGAGCATGTACCGAACTGGGCATCCGTTCCGTGGCCATCTATTCGGAGCAGGACAAAATGCAAATGCACAGACAAAAAGCCGACGAGGGTTACGTGATCGGAAAAGGGCTTCCACCTGTTCAAGCTTACCTAAATATTCCGGAGATCCTGAAAATCGCGAAAGAGAACGATGTCGACGCTATTCATCCTGGTTATGGTTTCCTGTCGGAGCGATCGGATTTCGCGCAGGAGGTGATCAACGCTGGAATAAGATTTATCGGTCCTAGCCCCAAAGTCGTTCAACAAATGGGTGACAAG GTAGCTGCGAGGCAGGCTGCGATAGAGGCTGGAGTGCCGATCGTTCCGGGAACAGACGGACCAGTAACAACATCTGACGAGGCGATGGAATTTTGTGTGAAACATGGACTGCCGGTGATATTCAAAGCTGCTTACGGAGGAGGTGGAAGAG GAATGAGAGTCGTGAGACACATGGAAGAGGTTCGAGAAATGTTCGAGCGAGCTTCTTCCGAGGCGGCAGCCGCTTTCGGGAACGGTGCGATGTTCATTGAGAAATTCATCGAGAGGCCAAGGCACATCGAAGTGCAATTGTTGGGAGACAAAGCTGGCAATGTCGTTCATCTTTATGAACGTGATTGTTCCGTTCAACGTCGCCATCAAAAG GTCGTTGAGATCGCCCCTGCACCAATGTTAGATCCCAAGGTTAGGGCTAAGATGACAGAACACGCTGTAAGATTGGCAAAGCACGTTGGTTACTCGAACGCTGGTACCGTGGAATTTTTGGCCGACGAGTCCGGCAATTTCTACTTCATCGAGGTCAACGCTAGGTTGCAAGTTGAGCATACCGTTACCGAAGAGATCACCGG AATCGATTTGGTGCAATCACAAATCCGTATTGCCGAGGGTATCACGTTACCTGAGTTAGGTATGACTCAGGAAAAGATCGCTCCACAAGGTTTCGCGATACAGTGTCGTGTCACAACGGAAGATCCCGCGAAGAACTTCCAGCCGGATACCGGAAGAATCGAAGTATTCCGTTCTGGAGAAGGTATGGGTATCCGGTTGGATGGCGCGTCCGCATTCGCTGGTGCAATTATCTCGCCTTACTACGATTCGCTTCTCGTCAAG GTAATAGCTCACGCAGGAGACTTGCAATCGTCTTGCGCGAAGATGAATCGCGCTCTCCGTGAGTTCCGAGTTCGTGGAGTGAAAACGAACATCCCGTTCCTTCTGAACGTGCTGGAAAACCAAAAGTTCCTCAATGGAAACGTTGACACGTACTTCATCGACGAGAATCCGCAGTTGTTCCAGTTCCAACCGAGCCAGAATCGAGCTCAAAAGCTGTTAAATTATCTTGGTACTGTTCTGGTGAACGGACCAAGTACCCCGTTGGCGACGCCGCTGAAACCAGCCGAGATAAAGCCCCACATCCCACAAGTCGCTCTAG ACTTTGCTAAGTTTGCAGCTGCAGAAGAGAGCAATGATCCAGACGCACCAG ACATATTGGAACCACCGAAAGGCTTCCGTCACATTTACAAGGAGCAAGGCCCAGAAGCGTTCGCTAAAGCAGTCAGACAGCACAAAGGGCTACTTCTGATGGACACCACGTTCCGCGATGCTCATCAGTCTCTTCTGGCGACTCGTGTCAGGTCGCACGATCTTCTCACGATCTCTCCATTCGTCGCCCATAAGTTCAACAATCTTTATTCCCTGGAGAATTGGGGCGGCGCTACGTTCGACGTTGCTCTTAGGTTCCTCCACGAGTGTCCCTGGGAACGATTAGAAGACATGAGGAAGGCAATACCGAACATTCCTTTCCAGATGCTTCTGAGAGGCGCCAACGCTGTCGGTTACACCAATTATCCCGATAACGTTGTTTATAAATTCTGCGAACTTGCTGTACAGACTGGAATGGACGTGTTCAGGGTGTTCGATTCATTGAATTATCTGCCGAATCTAATTCTTG GTATGGAGGCAGCTGGTAAAGCGGGAGGCATCGTCGAGGCAGCGATTTCGTACACGGGTGACGTAAGCGATCCAAACAGGAAAAAGTATGATCTGAAATACTACACGGACTTAGCGGACGAGTTGGTAAAGGCTGGTACTCACGTGTTGGCGGTTAAGGATATGGCTGGCCTTCTGAAACCGAAAGCCGCTGTCATGTTGATCGACGCGATCAGACAGAAACACCCCGATGTTCCTATTCATGTTCATACGCACGACACCGCGGGGGCTGGAGTGGCCTCGATGTTAGCATGTGCAGAAAGCGGCGCTGACGTGGTTGACGTTGCCGTTGACAGTATGTCCGGAATGACGAGTCAACCGTCCATGGGTGCCGTGGTCGCCTCTCTTATCG GAACCCCGAAGGATACGCGGCTCGATCTCAGGGATATTTCGGAATACTCCGCCTATTGGGAACAGACTAGAACCTTATACGCTCCGTTCGAGTGCACGACCACTATGAAGTCTGGAAACGCGGACGTCTACCTGAACGAGATTCCTGGCGGTCAATATACGAACTTGCAGTTCCAAGCCTATTCCCTCGGTTTGGGAGAATTTTTCGAGGATGTGAAGAAAGCTTACAGAGAAGCAAATTTGTTGCTCGGAGATATTATCAAAGTTACTCCCAGTTCGAAAGTAGTTGGCGATCTGGCGCAGTTTATGGTTCAGAATAAACTTTCGGCTGACGATGTGCTGAACAAAGCTGAGGAACTGTCTTTCCCCAAATCGGTTGTAGAATTCCTGCAAGGTGCTATTGGTGAACCTCACGGAGGATTCCCCGAACCTTTCAG GTCAAAGGTGTTAAAAGACATGCCACGCGTAAAAGGAAGACCTGGTGCAAGTTTACCGCCATTGGATTTCGAGGCCTTGAAATCTGAACTAAAGGAAACTTACCCGCACGTATCGAACAAAGACATCATGTCAGCTGCTCTCTATCCTCAAGTTACGAACGATTACTTGAGCTTCCGGGAGCAATTTGGGCCAGTGGACAGATTAGAGACGAGGATCTTCTTGACAGGAGCAAAAGTCGGAGAAGAGTTCGACGTGACGATCGAGAGGGGTAAAACCTTGGCCATTAAGACCCTGGCAATTGCCGAAGACCTCACGCCGAATGGAGAACGCGAGGTGTTTTTCGAAATGAACGGTCAACTCAGATCTGTGTTCATCAAGGACAAGGAGGCTGTTAAG GAGCTTCACGTACACCCTAAAGCTGCGAAAGGAGACAAGAACCAAGTCGGAGCACCCATGCCTGGCACCGTGATCGACATCAGGGTGAAAGTAGGCGATTCGGTCGAGAAGGGTGCAGCCTTGGTCGTGTTATCAGCTATGAAAATGGAAATGGTTGTCCAAGCTCCGAAAGCTGGAAAGATCAAGACGCTGGACGTCACTCAGGGAATGAGATTAGAAGGAGACGATTTAGTCCTGACCCTGGAATAG